The DNA sequence AAAAAATGGGTAAGATAATGATAGAGAAAAAAATATTTAGGGTGGGAAATGGATTATCAAAAAATAATCGTATGTGGATTTATATTGCTTCTTACATCTTGCGTAAGCTCTCAAAAAGAATTTCACAAAGAAAATATTTTCGAGGAAATACAAAAAGTGGTCGTAACAAAAACAGATAATACTTTACCAGAACCGATTAAAAATTATTCTCAGGGTGTTGGATTTAAGGGCAAAGTAACGAGTTTGGATAAACCGAAAATCTTAGAAAAAAAGGTAAAAATATCGGTTTCGGGTGAGGTTGATTTCAAGGGGTTGCTTGAGATGCTTATGTCTGGCTTCAGTACTGAGTATGTGTTAAGCGGTGTTGAATCTATGCTTGTGCAAGCAAATATTGAAGGTGATTATACGCAAGAAGAAGTTAATAGATTATTGGAAGTTATCTGTCAAGTGAATGGTTGCAAAGTCATAAATGTAGGTATGCGATACGTGATAACAAAAGGTAATGAAGAAATAAATAATCTAGGGTTATCTGTATTTTGTTATCGTTTTAAGTATATAAAAATTACTGATGCAATGCTTGAAAAGCTATCAGTAATAAATAAAGGCTCTACGGTAATATTAAATGATATGTTGATTTATTTAGGTTCTCAAGAGGAAATAATAACAATAAAAAGTATGGTATCTGCGATTGATAAAGAGATTTTAAGCGAATATGTGGGGTTGGTAGTTATTGTAAAAGATGCAGATATGTATATATCAAAAATAAGTGAGTTTTTTACGGGGCTTGGCGTTTCTCTTGATGGTGTCGTGAGTTTCATAAAGTTAGGGAATAGTACGGTTTTTGTGATGTCAAAGACTGAAGAGTATATAAGTAAAGTTAAAGAAGTTTCACAGGTAATTATTAATCATTTAGATGATACCGGGAAGTATACATTAAATCTTAAGTATCGTCTTGCTTCTGACGTTGTTTTATACATACAAAAGATAGATACAAAAATAAAGGTGTTTGCTGATGATATTACGAATACTATTACTGTTTATGGCTCTAGAATAGAGCTTCGGCAGGTATTAGAAATAATAAAGACTATAGATCGGAAACCATCGCAGTTATACGTTAAAGTGTATCTCATAGATGTTAAGTCAAATGGTAGTTTAGATGCAGGGGTTGAAACTGTTTTTGATGGTGGAAGTTTAAAAGTATCTAATATTACAAAGGCTGCTGCAATTGGCGGATTTGGAGTTGTGAGCGAATTGGGGAATCTGAAAACTATTTTTAATATTCTTGAAAGAAATTTTTCAGCAAGGGTTATTTCGAGACCTTCATTGTTCGTTCGTTCTGGTGAAGAAGCAAAAATAAAATTTGCGACAAGTGTTCCTTTTGTATCAAGCAAAACTATTACACCAATTGCAAGCGGTATTGTACAGAACGTTGAATATAGGGACGTGGGAATAATTTTAACATTAAAGGGGGTGATTATTGATAATAATGAAATATCTTTAGACGTATATGTTGAAAATTCGAGTCTCCAGGCTCGGGCGGGTGTTGAAGAAAATCCTATTTTCGCAACGGATTCAGTATCGACAAAATTTTTAGTCTCTAACAAAGAAGTAGCGATATTGGGCGGTATAAAATTATCACAGAAAGATTTATTAACAAGAGGTATACCTGTTTTGAATAGGATGCGGTATGTAGGTGCGTTGTTTGGCTTTCAGAATCATAATAGGGATAAGAGGGAAATGATTGTTTGTCTTTGTCCGCAAATAATGGACAGCAGGAATATGGATGAATTAGGGATAAGGATATTAAATCAATATAAGGACTATTTGAATAATTAGAAAGGGGTGTTACATGTATTACGTATCAGGTGAAGTTATTAATTATTTTTCTACGGATGAAACAAAAGGCAAAGATGGTAAGGTGTACCCGGCCTCAGATCGGTTGCAGATATTGGGCGAGGTAGAAACGAAAAGCGGTGATGTTAAGAAGGAATTGATAACCTTTGTCGTTCCGGTTCATTGGAAAGCTCGTATTAAGGAAATTATAGGGAAAAAAGTGTTTTTCCCTGTTCAATTATATGTTTCGGAAAGCCGTATTTCTCCATTTATTGGCAGTTCTGCTGCTTTTCCTAAGGTGGCGGCATAATGAAGAAATTTGTATTGTTTCTTGCGGTTTTTATGTTGTGTATAGCGATTTGTAAAAATAGCTATGCTGAAACAATATCTTTAGGTGGTGTATGGTCTTTTGATGTGGTTCAGCTTCTCGCAAATGAACCACAGTTTAATTACTTTTTTACTCTGTTACTTGCAATCGGTCTTATGTGTGTACCGATTGCGGTGATAACAAGATTAATTTCAAAATCGTGATAAAAAAATGGATGCACAATTAATTCATGATTTGTTGATGGGTGCTGCTGGTGTGATCGGCGGTTTCCTTGTAGTGTTCTCAATCTTGAGCAATATTTAGGGCTTTCTAGAGGCTTTTAAGTGTTGATCGTGATTGATTGTGTTGTGTTTAATTAATTTAACTTATTTTGTTAAGGAGATGTAGAAAATGAAAATTGTAAAAGCTGCTGTTGAGTTCGTAAAGAAGTATTATTTTACGTTGGTTCTCATGTTAGCTGTAATGTTTACTGCTGCTAAATCTAGTTTTGCTGCTCTTGATCTTACAAGCGTAACAATTGATACATCAGACGTGTTCAAGGTTGCTGCAATCGTTTTAACTGCTTTGGGTGCGATATGGGGGATTAAATTAGTTATCGGAATGTTTAAAAATAGATAATCATTGTAAGGGAAGGATGGGGCAACGCTCTGTCCTTCCCTTATTTTTTGGGGGTAGGCTGTGGAAACAATAACAATTGATACGTCAAGTATAGGTTCTTATTTATTAATTAATCTGATGTTTTTGCTGGTGTATTGGGGTTTAAGGAAAGCAATTAATTACTTCAAGTATGGTAATGGATTATGAAAAGATATTTCTTTTTTATAATAAATAAATATTTATGTGTATTGTTATTATTATTATTGGTTTTTTTACTTGGTAGTAAATTGTATGCTGGTAACTATCAATATGCGATGGATGTTTACGATATGTGGTATGCTTATGAGAATCAATGGCGATTATATCAACCAAACAATTATATTTGGGATTTTCGTATTGAAATAATTGAAGGGCAATATTCTACTACCTATGTTATAAGTGTTTATTATAAACATAGATTTACTGGTAATGAAGGTTCTCAGGTGTCTAGGGTGGGGATTTTTTTGGGTGGTACTAATTTAACGTGGATTAATGGTAGTTCTTATACATGTAATTGGGCTGGTTCAGTAAATAGTAAGGTTTTTACAGGTGCGTATGAAAATGGTCCCCTTTGTTTTGTTCCTCTTAATCCTAGCGGTATGGTTAATGCTGGTTATGATGCTTACTGGCCTGAGCGGGTTATTTTGTTAAATACTTCAACTGCTGATCATGTTAATGAGTGTAATAATTTAGTAGGGTTTTGGGTAAATTCAGATCCTTTGCTGTTGACTACGCTTGGTTGGGGCGAATGCACGCCTTTAATACCTTCTGAGTCTGAGGATACGTTATTGAAATGTATGGATGGTATTGATAATGACCAAGACGGTGATATTGATTGGGCAGATACAGATTGTCAAAATCTTTATGAAAATACGCTGGCAAAATGCACGGATGGTATTGATAACGATGGTGATGGTCAAATTGATTGGGATGACTTAGATTGTCAATACCTTAATGAGGATACCTTTGAAGAATGTACTGATGATATTGATAATGATGGTGACGGCTTTATTGATATGCAAGATGAAGGATGTGCAAATTATCGCGAAGATACATATTATAAGTGCAAGGATGGTTTTGATAATGATGGTGATGGTTTCATTGATAATGATGATACAGATTGTACAGGATTTTATGTTGCTGAAATATGCGGCGATGGCTTAGACAACGACTCGGACGGCCTTATTGATTATGATGATCCTGATTGTTCTGGAGTAGGCGGTAATGAAGTTTGTGACAATGGTGTTGATGATGATAATGACGGTCTTGTTGATAATTTCGATCCCGACTGTGATACTCAGCAAGGCGGAAATGGTACCGGTACGGTATCCAATGATGCTGGTTCGGGTACAACAAAAATGGTAGCGGAGGATGGGGATCCTGTGCCATACGGTACAGATTTGGCAGACGTGCAATATGATGATTCCGTACCGGATAAAGGTCAGATTGTTGAGGAAGATTGGGAATGGTTAGACTTGTTATTTACTTCTATTAGTTCTCATCCGATCATTGATGTAATTCAGGGTTGTGAATTAACAACATCGGGAGAAGTTTCAAAATTATACGTAAATATTTATGATAAGAATATTGAATTTGATTTTGATTGGTTAGCACAATATTTGGATTATTTTGGTTATTTTATTGTATTGACTGCGAATATCTATGCGTTTTACATACTATATTTTAGGGGTTAAAAATGGCTTTCTATAATATCGGTTGGGGAATATTTAAGTTGCTCGGTAGATGGGCTTTTAAAAGCTCTGTAATGTTTACTTGCTTAAAAGGCTTTCTTACTACGGTGTTGCTGGTATATCTTCCGATTGTGATCTCAAATCAGGCAGGTAAATTTATTTCTAAATTGTCTACTGAATCACTTGATTATTTAGGTAATAATGCTTATTCAGGAATTACTAGCGTTGTATATGATATTACCGGGCTGGCTGCCTATTTTGCGAATCATTTAAGAGTTGTTGAAGCATTTGCAATCATTGTATCTGCTGTTGCAACTCGCTTTGTAATGCGGTTGATACCGTTTTTAGGGTAGATATATGATAACATTGATAGAGGGTTCCATCGGTGGTGGTAAGACGTATTATGCCATAAATGATATATTGAGAAAATATTTTAAGTTTGATGAAGTAAATAATATATGGGTAAAAAATCTAGATCATGACATTGAGGTTGTAACAAATATAGATGGCTTTCACTTGGGTAAAGATCTGAATGAGGAAATTGAAAAAGCGGGCGGCGTGGATGTATTTTTCACAAAAGATTATTTGATGAAATATACTCGTGATAGGAAACACATAATTGTAATTGACGAAGCGCATGAGATATTTCATAGAAAATACTACAACCAAGAAGTATTTAATATGTGGAAATGGCATCGTCATATCGGGTTTGATGTATATTTAATAACTCAAGAATATAAAGATTTGTGCAGGGAATTGCAAGGCTTACCGGAATATCATTATTCGGCGGTAAGGAGATCGTTTTCATTGTTTGGTGCTAAAGGCGCATTCCGTTACCAATTATTAGTTGGTGGAAAAGTATTCAAAACAAAGATCGTAAAACAGGATTTAAGAGTATTCTTTGCGTATAAAAGTTCTAATATTGTACAAGAGGAACGGCCAAAAAGTGTAGTGTTTCGTTATTATATTTTTATTGGGTGTTTTATTCTAGTAGGTTTATCTATGTTTGCGTGGCTCTTGAGTTCTTTTGCTTCAAGATCAAAGGTAATCGGTTCTGGTGATATTGCAAAGAAGGAAAATGAGGAAATACAATTTCAGGAGAATAAGTATAAAATTGTTGCGGTATCAGGTTCGTGGGTATTCCTGCAGAATGGTGATAAAGTAAAAAAAATGAGAACTGATACGGTGAAGGGTAATGTAAAAGTAGGTTCTTTTGTTCAATTATGAGGAATTAGCAAAATACGGAGTGTAGCGAAGCTGTGCGAAAGCGGAACGGAGTATTTTGGTAATTCCTCTTAGCAATTTGCTTTTTTTAATTCTGCTATTAAAAAAATCTTAGGATTCAAAAAAAGAGAAAAAGCAAAGATGGACTTCGGATTACATAAAAGAAATCGTAAATGGTATTATGACTTTTATATTAACAATGTAAGATACAGAGGTAGTACCAAAACCTCATCAAAAGAGTTGGCAATTCAATTTGCACGGAAAATATATAATGAATTATATCTTGGTAAATATGAGCTTAAAAACAATCTTAAAGTAAAACTTGCAGATATAATACAAGAGTATATTTTTCTGAATAAGAATAATTTTTGTAAAGATTGGTTGCAAACAAAACAATGGAAATTAAATAATTTTTTTAATTACATGACAGACCATGGAATTAGTTATCTGGATCAAATTACTGTATCACACCTTGAGCATTATAAAGCACATCTACTTGAGTTTCGTAAACCTCATACAGTTAAAAATACAATTACAATAATTAGTACACTTTTAAATTTTGCTGTTAATCTTGGATATATTAATAATAATCCAGCTAAAAAGTTAAATCCTATTCGTGGTATTCAGAAAAATAAACAGCGTTTCTTATCAAAAGAAGAGATTTCTAAGGTATTAGATGTTACTAAAAGTACATATTTGGAAAATCTTGTCAAAGCTGCTGTTTATACTGGAATGAGACGCCGAGAATTACTTTATCTTCAATATCAAGATATCGATATTTGCAAAATGACAATTCATATTAAAAACAAACATGACTTTACAATAAAATCAAAGGGAGAACGTATATTACCACTTCATAAAAGCTTAGAACCTATTTTTAATGTTATAAACAATAATGAATATTGTTTCAAGAAAGATGGCAAGATTATCCATGAAGACAGAGCAAGTAGAGACTTTATTAAACTTGTCGAGAAAATTGGATTAATAGATATAGGTTTACATACATTAAGACATACTTTTATTAGTCAATGCTTAATGGCAGGAATATCTATTTGGGAGGTTGCAAAATGGGTTGGACATAGTACGGCATACATGACGGAACTTTATGGACATCTTTGTCCGGGGCGTAGGGAAATAGATAAATTAGATATTTAAGTTACAGTATTTACATAATAAGGTACTCTTAGACACAATTTAGACACATTAATAATTTTTTAATTTACAGCATTTACCTGGAATCCTTTTATTTTAGAATGGAGCGGGCGAGGGGAATCGAACCCCCATACCTAGCTTGGGAAGCTAGTATTCTACCACTGAATTACGCCCGCATTATATGTTTATGGTATGTAATTTTGGCTTTTTTGAATCTTGCCCCTGTATATGTAAAACAGGCGCCGAGGTTAAATGATTGGTTCTTACCGGTACCTCACTCTTATACAAACAGCCCTGATATGATCTCCGATGTTCCAGTTCCCGGCTTATCCCTGAGGTAATCTCTGATTTACTAGCCTTCCATACCGGCGATATAAGAAAATCGCCATGCGTATCACCTACGAGCCTCTGGACTGTGACATCTGATGGAATATACTCCAGAAAGTCTGCAGCAAGTTGAATATACGTGTTCATATCCAATGTTTGTATCTTACCTTCAAAATATTCTTTAGCTAGCGCAGTATTTTTCGCTACATATAAATGATGAAGTTTTATGCCTTGTATATCCAATCCAGCAACAGCCTTTGCTGTCTCTATCATATCTTCCCTTGTTTCGCCAGGCAGTCCTAAGATAACATGAACGCATATGCGGATGCAAGTTTTTTTTGTACAATTTATGGCGTTGAGAAATGTGCGGTAGTCATGCCCCCTGTTCATACGCCTTAAGGTTGTATCATGTATGGATTGAAGTCCGTATTCAATCCATACATGATAGTTTTCTGTATAGCCGTTAATAAGGTCTATGATATCATCCGTTATGCAATCGGGCCGCGTACCGATAGAAATCCCAATAACATCCTTATCCGCTAACGCCTCCTCATAACATGATCTCAAAGTTTCAACATCTGCATAGGTATTGGTAAAGGACTGGAAATAAGCGATAAATTTTTCAGCACCGTATCTCTGCTTATGAAACGCCTTGCCTTTCTTGATTTGTTCTTTTATGGAAAGATAAGGTCCTTTGACATTCGGACTAAAGCTCTCATTGGCACAATAGGTACACCCGCCCACACCAACACGTCCATCACGATTGGGACACGTAAAACCGGCATGGAGCGATATCTTGTGTACTTTATAGGGGAACTGCTCTTTTAGATATTCACGAAAAGGGAAAAATCGGTATTTTAACAGATATGGGCTTTGCTGAAATGATACAGAAAAATTTCTCATAAAGTTACTGTAACAAGAATAGTAAAAATTATCAAATACAAAACGACAAGAAACGGACCCATAAAATTTACGGAAAAGCTATTCCTAATCTTATGCCCTGGGATGTGTTCTGTCGTATACCTGTTTTAACCGTTCTGTAGTTATATGGGTATAGATTTGGGTAGTGGAAAGGTTGGCATGACCCAGAAGCTCCTGGACAGAGCGCAAATCAGCGCCCTGGTCTAACAAGTGAGTTGCAAAACTATGCCGAAAGGTATGAGGAGAAATTTTACTGCTCAGCCCTGCCTTTTTTATGTATTTTTCCAGCGCTCGCGCCACACTCCGATCCGTAAGACGCCCCCCGCGCTTGTTTAAAAAGAGCGCCTGATTATCTGAACCTCTTTTATCGAGATACAACCGTATGGCGTTTAAGGCATAATTTCCTATAGGCAACAGACGTTCCTTTTTGCCTTTTCCCTTTACTTTAACAACCCCTTCAAGAAAATTTACATCTGCAACATCAATCCCCACCAGTTCGCTTACCCTGATGCCTGTGCTGTATAATGTCTCCATCATAGCGCTATCGCGGATGCTGAGTGAAGAGTGTAAATCGGGCTGATTTAAAAGCACTTCAGTATCATTGACACTCATAAACTCAGGGAGCTTTCTCTCTAATTTCGGCGTCCGGATATTTTCTACAGGATTAAATTCTAAAATACCTTCACGACAAAGATATTTATGAAGAGACCGAATGGATACTAATTTTCTTGCAATGGTAGCTTTTGAATAACCTTGTTCTTTTAAGAAGGCAAGAAACTTTCTCAGCAATAACCGGCTTACATTTCCAAGATCACAGCAGCGTTCATTCCTAAGAAACGAAAGATATTGGTTTAAATCGTTCTGATATGCCCTCAAGGTTTGTAATGAAAAGTTCTTGTCGTGTTCAATATGTGCAAGGTATTTATTGACATAATCCTGCATATTTCAATCCGAAATTATGTGGCAACGGATACATAACGAATACATCATGTATGTTTTCCAATTCAGGGAAGAAATCGTTTCTGATGTTAGCATACTCAAAGGTAAATAACAAGGAAAAACAGTCTTTTAAGAAGCGGTGCAAGTAATTTACCTTGACAAAAATTTAGACCCTATCTAGAATTACACAACGAACATTAATCTTTTTACTATATTGAGAGCCAAATAACTATCAAAAGAGAAATGGATTTACCTACGTGCTAGCAGGTGACGTTTTTGTTCATGAGGTCAAGGATGCCTGCCCCCCCTTTGAGGCGTTTTGCCGGCTTGTCTCCAATACCAACATATTTTTTCTCGATAGTGCTTTACCTGCCAAAGGAATTTCAAGATATTCCTTTCTCGGTTTTGATCCCTTTTTAACCATAAAGACGAAGCACCGCAAGATTACCCTGACTGACAAAAATGGTACCATGGAAACTGAAGGAAATCCCTTTGAACATCTTCGGGAATTATTAAAACAGTTCTCATTGACAACCATACAGAAATCCATCCCCTTTCCTTGCGGTGCGGTCGGGTATCTTGGCTATGACTTGTGCCATTTTATTGAAAAATTACCGAGCAAGGCCGTTGATGATATGGGACTACCTGATATGTATATGGGATTTTATGATATTGTTATTTCTTACGATCATGTTCTGGGAAAATGCTCTATAGTTGGAGTAGACTTCGGTATTGATAATACCCTAAAAGATAAGATAGAACAAATCGCTCATGTATTAGGTAAAAAATCAGATAGTACATCTGAAACCATAAACTATACCGCTCCTTCAGAACTATCTGAACCTATATTCCGTTTTAATTTTACAAAAGAACTCTATCTCGGCGCAATCAGGCAAATCAAGGACTATATCAAGGCGGGCGATGTATATCAGGTCAATCTTTCTCAACGGTTAGAAACTCATATCGCTATCCCCCCCTATAAACTTTATCAGAGATTGCGTTCGGTAAACCCGGCTCCGTTTTCTTGCTATGTAACCTTTGATGATGTTGCGATCATCAGTTCCTCACCTGAGAGATTCCTTCAGGTCCATAACAGACATGTCCAAACTCGTCCTATTAAAGGTACACGACCTCGCGGTAAGGACGAAAAAACAGATGATCATATGAGACAGGCCTTAATCTCCAGCCCAAAGGATGATGCAGAGCTTACCATGATTACCGACCTGGAACGAAACGATCTGGGGCGTGTGTGCAATTATGGTTCTGTTAACGTGATAGAAAAAAAGGTTTTAGAAACCTACCCTACCGTGTATCATCTGGTTTCTACTGTTGAAGGGGATTTGCACGAACGATACGATTTAGTAGACTTGCTAAAGGCTACGTTTCCTGGAGGTTCTATTACCGGCGCACCAAAGATCCGTGCCATGCAGATTATTGATGAGCTCGAGCCTACTAAACGAGGTGTTTACACAGGCGCTGTGGGGTATATAGGATTTAACGGGGATATGGACCTTAACATTGCTATACGTACCTTCGTTATGAAGGGTAAGACAGTATACTTTCAGGTTGGGAGTGGTATTGTGGCCGATTCAGACGAAGAAGAAGAGTACGAAGAGACTATGCATAAGGCCAAGGCTCTCATTGATTCCTTAAGATTATGTAATTCACGATAGAAAAATACCGGTTATCATAGAACGTGTAAAATTGGTAAGGCCCATTGTCCAACGCTATCTTTTTAAATGATAAAATTATAGAAGAAACTGAAGGACACATAAGTACCCTGGATCGGGGTTTTCTTTATGGAGATGGTCTTTTTGAGACTTTCAGAACTTACGATAAAAAGCCATTCCGAATTGACGATCACATTACACGTCTCTCA is a window from the Candidatus Jettenia sp. genome containing:
- a CDS encoding DUF2523 domain-containing protein, with the translated sequence MAFYNIGWGIFKLLGRWAFKSSVMFTCLKGFLTTVLLVYLPIVISNQAGKFISKLSTESLDYLGNNAYSGITSVVYDITGLAAYFANHLRVVEAFAIIVSAVATRFVMRLIPFLG
- a CDS encoding zonular occludens toxin domain-containing protein — protein: MITLIEGSIGGGKTYYAINDILRKYFKFDEVNNIWVKNLDHDIEVVTNIDGFHLGKDLNEEIEKAGGVDVFFTKDYLMKYTRDRKHIIVIDEAHEIFHRKYYNQEVFNMWKWHRHIGFDVYLITQEYKDLCRELQGLPEYHYSAVRRSFSLFGAKGAFRYQLLVGGKVFKTKIVKQDLRVFFAYKSSNIVQEERPKSVVFRYYIFIGCFILVGLSMFAWLLSSFASRSKVIGSGDIAKKENEEIQFQENKYKIVAVSGSWVFLQNGDKVKKMRTDTVKGNVKVGSFVQL
- a CDS encoding tyrosine-type recombinase/integrase codes for the protein MDFGLHKRNRKWYYDFYINNVRYRGSTKTSSKELAIQFARKIYNELYLGKYELKNNLKVKLADIIQEYIFLNKNNFCKDWLQTKQWKLNNFFNYMTDHGISYLDQITVSHLEHYKAHLLEFRKPHTVKNTITIISTLLNFAVNLGYINNNPAKKLNPIRGIQKNKQRFLSKEEISKVLDVTKSTYLENLVKAAVYTGMRRRELLYLQYQDIDICKMTIHIKNKHDFTIKSKGERILPLHKSLEPIFNVINNNEYCFKKDGKIIHEDRASRDFIKLVEKIGLIDIGLHTLRHTFISQCLMAGISIWEVAKWVGHSTAYMTELYGHLCPGRREIDKLDI
- a CDS encoding TIGR01212 family radical SAM protein (This family includes YhcC from E. coli K-12, an uncharacterized radical SAM protein.) encodes the protein MRNFSVSFQQSPYLLKYRFFPFREYLKEQFPYKVHKISLHAGFTCPNRDGRVGVGGCTYCANESFSPNVKGPYLSIKEQIKKGKAFHKQRYGAEKFIAYFQSFTNTYADVETLRSCYEEALADKDVIGISIGTRPDCITDDIIDLINGYTENYHVWIEYGLQSIHDTTLRRMNRGHDYRTFLNAINCTKKTCIRICVHVILGLPGETREDMIETAKAVAGLDIQGIKLHHLYVAKNTALAKEYFEGKIQTLDMNTYIQLAADFLEYIPSDVTVQRLVGDTHGDFLISPVWKASKSEITSGISRELEHRRSYQGCLYKSEVPVRTNHLTSAPVLHIQGQDSKKPKLHTINI
- the xerC gene encoding tyrosine recombinase XerC; amino-acid sequence: MQDYVNKYLAHIEHDKNFSLQTLRAYQNDLNQYLSFLRNERCCDLGNVSRLLLRKFLAFLKEQGYSKATIARKLVSIRSLHKYLCREGILEFNPVENIRTPKLERKLPEFMSVNDTEVLLNQPDLHSSLSIRDSAMMETLYSTGIRVSELVGIDVADVNFLEGVVKVKGKGKKERLLPIGNYALNAIRLYLDKRGSDNQALFLNKRGGRLTDRSVARALEKYIKKAGLSSKISPHTFRHSFATHLLDQGADLRSVQELLGHANLSTTQIYTHITTERLKQVYDRTHPRA
- the pabB gene encoding aminodeoxychorismate synthase component I — translated: MLAGDVFVHEVKDACPPFEAFCRLVSNTNIFFLDSALPAKGISRYSFLGFDPFLTIKTKHRKITLTDKNGTMETEGNPFEHLRELLKQFSLTTIQKSIPFPCGAVGYLGYDLCHFIEKLPSKAVDDMGLPDMYMGFYDIVISYDHVLGKCSIVGVDFGIDNTLKDKIEQIAHVLGKKSDSTSETINYTAPSELSEPIFRFNFTKELYLGAIRQIKDYIKAGDVYQVNLSQRLETHIAIPPYKLYQRLRSVNPAPFSCYVTFDDVAIISSSPERFLQVHNRHVQTRPIKGTRPRGKDEKTDDHMRQALISSPKDDAELTMITDLERNDLGRVCNYGSVNVIEKKVLETYPTVYHLVSTVEGDLHERYDLVDLLKATFPGGSITGAPKIRAMQIIDELEPTKRGVYTGAVGYIGFNGDMDLNIAIRTFVMKGKTVYFQVGSGIVADSDEEEEYEETMHKAKALIDSLRLCNSR